A segment of the Streptomyces sp. NBC_01235 genome:
CCTTGGACGGTCCCGCCGCCGTGTCGCTTCCGGCAGGCGAACCCTTTCCTCTTCAGTGAGCCGTAGATCTGATCAACTCCAAAATACCGCCAAATGTGATCAGAACGCACCGGCAGCGGCTCCCCGGAGGTACCAGAGATGTCGATGTCCCACGACGGCGTCGGCCCGCGCGCGGCCCAGCGCTCGGTCGCCTTCCTCACCGCGGGTGCGCTCGCGGTGCCCCTGCTGGCCGGCTGCGGCTCCGCCGACGAGGCCGGCCGGCCCCTGGCCCGCCAGGACATCGCCCCGGCCGCCCGCGGCCTGGTCGCCGAGGGCGGCACGCTGCGCTGGGCCGTGGACGTGGTCCCGGACACCCTCAACACCTTCCAGTCGGACGCCGACGCCACGACCACCCGGGTCGCCCAGGCCGTCCTGCCCGCGATGTACCGGCTCGACGTGAACGGACGGCCGCGGCGCGACGCCGACTACCTGGAGTCCGCCAAGGTCGTCGACACCGAGCCCAAGCAGGTCGTGCTGTACAAGCTGAACCAGCAGGCCGTCTGGAGCGACGGCCGCGAGATCGGCGCCGCGGACTTCGCCGCCCAGTGGCGCGCCCTGTCGGGCAAGGACAGCGCCTACTGGACCGCTCGCAACGCCGGCTACGACCGCATCGAGAAGATCGAGCGCGGGGCCAACGACCTGGAGGTCCGGGTCACCTTCCGCCGCCCCTACGCCGACTGGCGGTCGCTGTTCTCGCCGCTGTACCCGAAGGACGTCATGGGCACGCCCGACTCCTTCAACGACGGGGCCCGCACCAAACTGAAGGTGACCGCCGGGCCGTTCCTCGTGAAGAAGGTCGACCGCAAGAACGACCAGGTGCGCCTGACCCGCAACCCGCGCTGGTGGGGGCGGCCGGCCAAGCTCTCCGAGATCGTGCTGACGGCCGTCCCCCGGGGCGAGCGGGCGTCCGCGCTGGCCGCCGGGAAGCTCGATCTGGCCGAGGTCGACCCGGCCGCCGCGCAGCGGGTCGACGGCGCCACGAACGGCGCGGCCGGACCGCTCGCCGGTCCCGGCGCCGGGCGCACCGCCGCGAAGGCGCTGCGCTCCTGGGCCCTCGCCCACGGCTCCGACGAGGACGCGGCCGAGGACGAGGTGCAGGCCCGTACGAAGCTGACCAGGGCGATCGCCCAGTGGGAGCGGCAGCAGAAGGCGCTGCGCGCATTCGAGGTGCGCAGATCGCTGGAGCCGGCGTACACCCAGCTGGCGCTGAACGGCGCGGCCGGGCCGCTGGCGGACGAGCGGGTGCGGCGGGCCGTCGCCCGCGCGCTGGACCGCAAGGAACTGGCCAAGCTCGTGCTGAAGCCGCTGGGCCTGCCCGCACAGCCCGTCGGCAGCCACCTGGCCCTGGCCGGGCAGGACGCGTACGCCGACAACAGCGGGGCGCTGGGCGGGCAGGACACGTCCGAGGCGCAGGCGCTGCTCGCGGACGCCGGCTGGGTGCTCGGAGGCCCGGTCAAGGAGCAGCCGAAGGGCGAGAAGGCGGCCGGGTCGGCGGGGAAGAAGGCCGCCGACTCCGCGGACGGCGACGACGGCGCCCACGTCGTCGGCGAGGACGACAAGGCGTCGGCCGAGACGGGCCGCGAGGAGAAGCGGCACGCCCTCAAGGGCGAGAACGCGCGGAAGGGCGAGGACGGCGGGCAGCAGCTCGCCCAGGACGGCAAGCAGTACAAGCAGCTGCACCCGGGGGGCGCGCCCGGCGCGTACGCCCCGAAGGGCACCGCGGCGCCGAAGGGCAGTGCCGCGCCGGCCGTGGCCGCGGGGAAGGCGTTGGCCAAGAACGGCAAGGCGCTCAGCCTGCGGTTCGTGCTGCCGTCCGGCCCGGGGTCGGAGTCGCTGGCGGCGGTCGCCGAGCGGATCACGAGGATGCTGGCGAAGGTCGGCATCCGCACGGAGATCACCAAGGTCTCGGACGAGAGCTACTTCAAGGACCACATCGCCTCCGGCCAGTACGACCTCGCCCTGTACTCCTGGCCCGCGTCCGCCTTCCCCGCCACCGACGCCCGGCCGATCTACGCCAAGCCGGTGCCGGCCGCCGACGGCTCGCTGAGCGTCGAGCAGAACTACACGCGGGTCGGCACCGACCAGGTCGACCAGTTGTTCGACCGAGCCCTCTCGACCCTGGACGCGGACGAGGAGCGGTCCCTGATCCGCAAGGCCGACTCCCGCATCTGGGCGGCCGCCGGATCGATTCCTCTCTACCAGCGCCCCCAGCTGACGGCGGTACGGAAGACCGTGGTCAACGCGGGCGCCTTCGGTTTCCAGACCCCCGTCTACGAGGACATGGGATTCCTGAAGAAGGGCGCGAAGGTCCCCGCGAGCGCCGCCAAGAAGTGAGCGCCGAAGTGAGCGCGAGGTGATCGCCGGATGAACCGTGTAGCCCTGTGGAGGCCCTTCCCCGCCGGGCCACGTACGATGGGGTGAGGCCGTGGCGTGTCAAGCCCGGCAGGGCCCGCGTAACACAGACGTACGCAGCAGGGTCGCCCTCACACTCCGGGAGAACGCCGCTTTATGGCCACGCGCCACGACATTCGCAACGTAGCCATCGTCGCCCACGTCGACCACGGCAAGACGACTCTGGTCGACGCCATGCTCAAGCAGGCCGGCGCCTTCGCCGCGCACGCCGCCGAGTCGCTCGACGACCGCATGATGGACTCGAACGACCTGGAGCGTGAGAAGGGCATCACGATCCTCGCCAAGAACACGGCGGTGAAGTACCACCCCAAGGACGGGGGGGACGTCGTGACCATCAACATCATCGACACCCCCGGTCACGCCGACTTCGGCGGTGAGGTCGAGCGTGGTCTGTCGATGGTCGACGCCGTCGTGCTGCTGGTGGACGCCTCCGAGGGCCCGCTGCCGCAGACCCGCTTCGTGCTGCGCAAGGCGCTGCAGGCCCGCCTGCCCGTCATCCTGTGCATCAACAAGACGGACCGGCCCGACTCGCGCATCGACGAGGTCGTCAACGAGGCCTACGACCTCTTCCTCGACCTCGACGCCGACGAGGACCAGATCGAGTTCCCGATCGTCTACGCGTGTGCGCGGGACGGCGTCGCCTCGCTGACCAAGCCGGAGGACGGCACGGTCCCGAAGGACAGCGACAACCTGGAGCCCTTCTTCTCCACGATCCTGTCGCACGTCCCGGCTCCGGAGTACGACGAGGAGGCTCCGCTCCAGGCGCACGTCACCAACCTGGACGCCGACAACTTCCTCGGCCGTATCGCGCTGCTGCGCGTCGAGGAGGGCGAGCTGCGCAAGGGGCAGACCGTCACGTGGATCAAGCGTGACGGCACGATGTCCAACGTGCGCATCACCGAGCTGCTGATGACCGAGGCGCTCACCCGCAAGCCCGCCGAGAAGGCCGGCCCGGGCGACATCTGCGCCGTCGCCGGTATCCCGGAGATCATGATCGGCGAGACCCTCGCCGACCCCGAGAACCCGATCGCGCTGCCGCTCATCACGGTCGACGAGCCGGCCATCTCGATGACCATCGGCACCAACACCTCGCCGCTGGTCGGCCGTGGCGGTACCGGCAAGGGCGCCGACAACAAGGCCGCGGTCAAGGACCGCAAGGTCACCGCGCGTCAGGTCAAGGACCGGCTGGACCGCGAGCTCGTCGGTAACGTCAGCCTCCGTGTCCTGGACACCGAGCGTCCGGACGCCTGGGAGGTGCAGGGCCGCGGTGAGCTGGCGCTGGCCATCCTGGTCGAGCAGATGCGCCGTGAGGGCTTCGAGCTGACCATCGGCAAGCCGCAGGTCGTCACGAAGGACGTCGACGGCAAGGTCTACGAGCCCGTCGAGCGCATGACGATCGACGTGCCCGAGGAGCACATGGGCGCCGTCACGCAGCTCATGGGCGTCCGCAAGGGCCGGATGGACAACATGTCCAACCACGGCTCGGGCTGGGTCCGCATGGAGTTCGTCGTCCCCTCCCGCGGTCTCATCGGCTTCCGTACCGAGTTCCTGACCGGTACGCGCGGCACGGGCATCGCCCACTCCATCCACGAGGGCCACGAGCCGTGGTTCGGCACGCTGACGACCCGTAACAACGGCTCGCTGGTCGCCGACCGCGCCGGCGCCGTCACCGCGTTCGCGATGACGAACCTCCAGGAGCGCGGCGTACTGTTCACCGACCCCGGCACCGAGGTGTACGAGGGCATGATCGTCGGCGAGAACTCGCGCTCCGACGACATGGACGTGAACATCACCAAGGAGAAGAAGCTCACGAACATGCGGTCGTCCTCGGCCGACTCGTTCGAGGCGATCGTCCCGCCGCGCAAGCTGTCGCTGGAGCAGTCGCTGGAGTTCTGCCGTGACGACGAGTGCGTCGAGGTGACCCCGGAGGCGGTCCGCATCCGCAAGGTCGTGCTCGACCAGCGCGACCGCGCGCGCACCGCCAGCCGCGCCAAGCACGGCTGATCCAGGCGTAGTTCGCAGCCGGAGCACACTCCGAAGCCCGGGTGCCCCCGTCGTGGGGGCACCCGGGCTTTTCGCGCCTGTGCCAGTACCTGCTCAAGGGCGCTGCCCTCATCGCAACACCCGTCCGCCCGGGGTCTGTTGAACTCCAGGCCCCGGCTGGACTCGGACCACCTCGCTCGCCGCCGTCCCCGGCGCCCCGCCGTCGCCGCTGACCCCGCCGCCCGGCTGTCGCTTCCAGCCCCGCTACACCTTCCGGGACCAGGTCGGCGGCAACCGCTGCGCCACCGAACGCCCCCTGCTCGCCCCGGACCGCGCCTGCGCCCGCCATCTCACGGCGGAACAGAAGCGGGACCCGCCACGACGCTGCCGCCGTGGCGATCGGATGGCGCGCCCAGGGGC
Coding sequences within it:
- a CDS encoding ABC transporter family substrate-binding protein, whose translation is MSHDGVGPRAAQRSVAFLTAGALAVPLLAGCGSADEAGRPLARQDIAPAARGLVAEGGTLRWAVDVVPDTLNTFQSDADATTTRVAQAVLPAMYRLDVNGRPRRDADYLESAKVVDTEPKQVVLYKLNQQAVWSDGREIGAADFAAQWRALSGKDSAYWTARNAGYDRIEKIERGANDLEVRVTFRRPYADWRSLFSPLYPKDVMGTPDSFNDGARTKLKVTAGPFLVKKVDRKNDQVRLTRNPRWWGRPAKLSEIVLTAVPRGERASALAAGKLDLAEVDPAAAQRVDGATNGAAGPLAGPGAGRTAAKALRSWALAHGSDEDAAEDEVQARTKLTRAIAQWERQQKALRAFEVRRSLEPAYTQLALNGAAGPLADERVRRAVARALDRKELAKLVLKPLGLPAQPVGSHLALAGQDAYADNSGALGGQDTSEAQALLADAGWVLGGPVKEQPKGEKAAGSAGKKAADSADGDDGAHVVGEDDKASAETGREEKRHALKGENARKGEDGGQQLAQDGKQYKQLHPGGAPGAYAPKGTAAPKGSAAPAVAAGKALAKNGKALSLRFVLPSGPGSESLAAVAERITRMLAKVGIRTEITKVSDESYFKDHIASGQYDLALYSWPASAFPATDARPIYAKPVPAADGSLSVEQNYTRVGTDQVDQLFDRALSTLDADEERSLIRKADSRIWAAAGSIPLYQRPQLTAVRKTVVNAGAFGFQTPVYEDMGFLKKGAKVPASAAKK
- the typA gene encoding translational GTPase TypA is translated as MATRHDIRNVAIVAHVDHGKTTLVDAMLKQAGAFAAHAAESLDDRMMDSNDLEREKGITILAKNTAVKYHPKDGGDVVTINIIDTPGHADFGGEVERGLSMVDAVVLLVDASEGPLPQTRFVLRKALQARLPVILCINKTDRPDSRIDEVVNEAYDLFLDLDADEDQIEFPIVYACARDGVASLTKPEDGTVPKDSDNLEPFFSTILSHVPAPEYDEEAPLQAHVTNLDADNFLGRIALLRVEEGELRKGQTVTWIKRDGTMSNVRITELLMTEALTRKPAEKAGPGDICAVAGIPEIMIGETLADPENPIALPLITVDEPAISMTIGTNTSPLVGRGGTGKGADNKAAVKDRKVTARQVKDRLDRELVGNVSLRVLDTERPDAWEVQGRGELALAILVEQMRREGFELTIGKPQVVTKDVDGKVYEPVERMTIDVPEEHMGAVTQLMGVRKGRMDNMSNHGSGWVRMEFVVPSRGLIGFRTEFLTGTRGTGIAHSIHEGHEPWFGTLTTRNNGSLVADRAGAVTAFAMTNLQERGVLFTDPGTEVYEGMIVGENSRSDDMDVNITKEKKLTNMRSSSADSFEAIVPPRKLSLEQSLEFCRDDECVEVTPEAVRIRKVVLDQRDRARTASRAKHG